AACAGATTATCTACTATGGATAGAATCGCCAAATGGAGCCAAGGAGTAGACAATGTGTGTGTGCTCTGTCATACTGAAGCAGAAACCCGAgatcatttatttttcaaatgctCCTATTCTGACCAGTTATGGAGGTATCTAGTTGGTGGGATTCTTGGCAGTTCTTATACGGATGGTTGGACTGAGATAGTGCAGAAGACGTCAGGTAGTACACTGGATAAGAAGAGTTTATTTTGCTTGAGGTATGCATTACAGGCTACTACTTATGCAATTTGGCGAGAGAGAAACAGAGTGAAGCATGGGGAGAGGCTAATGCCATTGGACATTCTGAAAAAGATCACTGAAAAAGGGACCAGAAACAAGCttagtttgattagaatgaaggGCGGGAGAGGCATGGAGAATGCTCTCCAATATTGGTTCCAAACAAGAGGAGTGTAGTTAATGCAAATTTGcttgttttttgaattttgaggTTTGAAGTTTGAGGGCTAAGTATAATTCTAGGTCCACACAAGTTGTAAGAAGgcttttttgaataaatttaaaattcattcaaaaaaaaaaaaaaaatctactatGCGTGATCCAATACTAAATCGTATTATGATGTTTGAATTTGACGTGAAGAAAATCTTAAATGAAAACTCCTCAAtgagaaaaaatgaaattatggAACCTCGCCATAATATTTCGGATTCCACGGAGAttattaactaaattttaataaatttaaaaattagaataaaactGTGTTGTTAGACtgttttttataacatttttaactttattgatATTAAATCAATGTAACATGTTACATAAAACATAAGATACACTAAacatgttgttaaaaaaaacttttaacagAGACATCAGTAACACGATGCTTTCTAACGCATTCGTAGATTAGGCTAATTCGCTAGCTTTCCTCTACTTCGTTCTTGATCTTGTAACATCTTTTTTTCTGGTTCTCAATTCTTGTGAGTAAGTGTCTTTTTTTCTAAGAAAATCATTAGCTGTGATCCATCTGTTACATCACAATCCAAACACTCCTGATGTAAGAGATAACATGTATTCGTCCATGGCATTGaaattcttttgttttgaaaccGAGAAAGCCATATCTTCAATTTATTTTGTCGCAGAAGCAACTTTGGACTCATTGTTTTGACTCCTTTGTTCCCATGTATCATTCATTCGTTTCCCTGTATCAATTTAATGGATTTAGaacttaaaacaaaattcatactattttttattactatagaAATTTCAGGtcttaaaattataatctctaaGAAATATGAAATCAatcattgaaaattttgatttaaaatataatatttcgtACTGAAATGGTTAGAATTGAATCCGGGTAAAAGAGAATTTTGTGTACATTATTATTAAGCCATAGATCGTATGCTGTATTTTAATTCTATTAGCCAATTTGAAACCGTTGGCCAACTGCGAGTTTAATCTGCAAATATAAGCCTAATGGCTAATGggttatataacatataaggaaTTGGCCCATTAATGAATCTCAGCCGTTGGGTTACTCTCCTGGTCGAGCGAGAGCTACAAGCTATGGCGGTAATAGTTAGTTTTTGTCAGTTGCTTCATCGTCATAATTTGCTAGAATCCATGTTGATGCATAACTTAAATACACAAAAGGCTTGTTAAAACACTTTTGAGATTATCTTCCGACTTAAATGTCGAATGCTTAGAGATCaagatattttctaaagaaGCTAACATAAAATTGTCCAATGTCTTTTACAAGTCCACATACTCATGAGACCCCATGGACTTACATTGTTAATGAAATTTGAAGAATTCCTTTCTTGATActgtaataataaaatataatgctATATAATTAATGAGCCGTTTAAACCCAAATTCCTTTGATTTTCTCAGTTGATCCAATTTTAACCAATTTGGTTAAAGATCAAAACGTTGTAAATGGTTTTGGTTTTCTTAGTGACTAGACAGTCGACTTGACTTGGAACAGAGCAAGGTAAGTTTTGCAAGCATGTCTAAAAAATTATGGTAgttagagcaccattaaccaTGGGTGTTTAAAGGGTGCTtagcatttttttaattaaaataaaaagaaaagagaagaagaagaagaatgcttAATTAGACATCACAAGCAGTTCTTGCTTGCACTGTTCGCGGGCTCTACGgacacgtggcggtccgcgattggtcatttttttaattttttttcagacaaaaaaaaattaaaaagttttttaagcACCCCACTTAAACAACTTTAgggttagagcatgattaatagGGGTGCTTAGAAGGGGGTGCTTagcaaaaaattaatataatagcgGGTGAGACCCACACAAAAACTAAGCACCTCTGCTTATTCTGCTTAATTAAGCACCGGTGTTAGCACTGTTTCGCGGGCCCCACTGATACTTGgtggcccgcgattggttcgtttttaattttttttttttaaatcagaagaaaacccaaaaaaaaaaaattaagtaccCCATTTGGGGTGCTAGGGTTAATGGTGCTCCTAATGGTGctcttaatatttaattttcaagaATGCTAATGATTTAAACGTCACCAGAACcataaataaacaatttatttgGATATACACACATGATACATTCATATAACTAAAACACCACACGACCGATCAATGTAATGAGCGTCCGTTTCTATCATCATTATTTATACACAAAAGCAATGTGGACCACGTACGTATAACGTACCAAAAAGAGCGTCATCACTCCTCTTTTGCCTTTCTTGTTGGACCGATATGCGAATAATTAGAAGAAAAGtgatatacatatacataaacATGCATGCGTCAGGGAGAAATCGTTTTCATGAGATTcacatatataaactataatatatataaggttCTTAATTAAGATATATATCGAACATCGCGATCAGTCGTCGGATTCTTTAGGTGAATCCGAGATTATCTTCTGGATCATCTGGTTTGTCTCTTCCTCCGACATTTGCTCTTGTTTGCTTTGCCTCTCCTCATACGCCTTGAAGAATTCCTTGTTCTCTTTCTCCAGCTCCTTCCAAACTGTAAAaggaaatcttttttttttatgatgggAAACAGATTTAATAGTAAACTATTTCTCAAAACCAATTCGAATATAAATAGGTTACAAACTTACAAATACAAActagttttttattttgtatatatataaattttagctTTTATGTTAAAGACAGTCTATCGCCAATCGTTAGATTATGCACGACCACTTATAGTATGCATACAAAACATCCGAAGTCAATTTGACACGGAAAATCATATATTGCAAGACTAAATTCTACATAATAGAATAGTTAATATGTggaaatgtttataatttatacatatatatatatacatagacaTATAATCCCGTTAAAGAGTGGAGTACATGCGTATATGTAAATATGTGTCATCTGTGTCTATAGAGTATAATTAAGAAATGGAGAGAGAAATAaagacaagagagagagagagaagaaaaccaGTAGAGGTGATGACAGGAGTGATGTTTGCATGCTTCGAGAGAGCTTCCACACACTCTTCTTTGCTCATGTGGAAGATCAAACATTTTTCAATCATGTGCTGCACctatacatatataaacatatgaaCCAAAGGTACTGAggtaaaaataaaagagaaaaaaaagcaCTCGTCGCATGAACGAAGAagagtatatatatgtaatccTTGAatcatataaacatattaccATGTGAAtgtaagaagcagaagaagaaccAGCCATTAgtaatagaaaccctagattcaACACTAAAACTCAAAATATGGCCTTCTCCAAAAGCCACTTGTGGAGATAAAGACACTCATATATAGAAAAGAAGATCACGCAGGAAAAAatagaagacgaagaagacaaaagagtgAATAGTTGAAAGATGATATGCATGCATGGGCCAGACGCCCCACGTGGGAGATTGATCATAATTGGCTGGGAAAGGATTAGAAGAGATTTGTAAAAtcactctttctctcttctcccttcgtttttttttcatttacatcCCAGGCTTTATCCACGTGATCCATGGCCCTCTCTCTATACTAATTTTTGCAACAGCAAAAAAATCTATAGTTTTTCATTGTTAATGCTTAAATTTATATTTGCTCTAACTGCATGATTTCACTGAAGGAAAAACTAAGAAACATGCAATTTTAAAGTAATGGTAAATAAATAACAGACTAGCGGAATGTGCCGGGTTTAGTGGGTGGGCGAAGCTAGGATTGTAATAGGTTGATTTTGGTGCTTTTGTTCGAAATGCGATTGTAACCGTATCTGATTCCCGATTTCTTTGGGTTgagtaatatatttttcttaaaaaaaaaaaaataaataaataaatgactTGCGCAATAGTAGTTAATCGTGTTCTAAACGATAGTACGAAATATGACAAGTCTTGACACTTTAATTTATCAACATAAAAGGTCTTAACACTTTTCTTAACGAAGGCTTTCATCAAGAAAGAAAATAGTGTTGTAAGATTATAATGCAGAGCTACGGTGAGTACTATACCATTGTGCGTTCGACTTCGATTTGATAGCTGGTAGCTAAATAAGAGGAGGAATCAAAATCGATGAACCGGGGCACATATGGTCTTCTTATATATTGACtgtttacacatatatatagtgttatCACATCTAACATCAACCAAATATCGTTTTGAACTAATGTAAtctgtgtttaaaaaaaataattaatgtaatcTCATTTTCTGCtctatatagaaaattttcttatataccTCTATTAGATgcagaaaattttattattatcataTAACATCAACCATATATCGTTTTGAACTAGTGTAATCTCATTTCCTGCTCTATATCTCTCATTTTTGTAGATGTCTTACATAACAATAATGTCCAGTTTCTAGTTTCTACATGTTTCATGGATTAGTTTGTAAGATCTACTACTATCATTACTATTCATAATCTAACCATGTATATAATTGACTCAAAAATATCAATTGGTTTATAGTCCTATAGACCACCATGACATGTGTACTGTACGTTACAGATGATGAAAAGCAATTCTTTTTCCTTTATTTacgagaaaaaaagaaaatagcaaAGTGATCAACAATAGTTTTGGACAGAACTcatgaacctttaaattcacctcaCCCTTTAGGACTAATCAAAGTGacacatctatactattatttgcgaagtaattttTCCCAATGGAGCTCTCATGTTAAAAGTTAGACTGGTTAATATCAttgttacccttaatgaatttatatatatatatatatattatttaattaaaaatgaatttatattaataatattatatattttaaaaaaagaagataattcatatattgtgttgttatcttaatgaatatatatatattatataattaaacaaaattatatttataatatatatagtgttgttatcttgaaataatatttttatattataaatttttaaattaagatatacaacaatttataataaaatattaatcaggtaaaaaatttgcatacatatattttctaaaatatttttaatatttgagtgtttttaatgaaaatatatagtaaatataaataatttgatatttaatttaattttttgaaacgATAAATAATAACTATTCGTAAGAAGATTATGTCCGCATGTGCGGGCACAACACCTagtagattattaattaaaaaatattaaattaaataaaaaataactacaaaaaataaaaacgctagtgagataacttgtttaacTTCTCCAACTACACAATACTTCACCACCAAAGCAACATACTTGTTAATGACCACGAATCATGAGCTTGAATTGTTCGATGAAccttaaaaattttagaatcaaaatcttgagatttttggatgaatatagagagaaagttaaagaaatgttgttttagttcataagaaatGAGATAGAAAGagttaaaatcattttttaggTACATTAAGAGCTCTAAATTgtttgttcatggtggttggtgtattggtTGCAATggaaatattgtaaatacttgaaagGGTTGTTCGTTTCAGCATTTTTCATCTCCATCCAGATGATTTATTTGTATGATCTATCCAgatgatccattcagatttttgtgactgtttgtttgtccatccagatagCTCATCTACATGAATCATCTAAATAgatcttatgtttgtttctttattttcatttccatccaaatgagtttagtaaacaaattaccaaaatacccttgtGTTGATTTAGTCATATGTTAAGATTTTACTACAATAATAacttttaataaacaaaaaaattgataaacatgtacttgaaaaaaaaactttagagtTTCAAACCAAAAAGAGTATTAATAATAAACCGGCTGTAActtcgattttggcggaaaacaagatttttcggttttgacgggaaaacgagatttttcggttttgacgattttgaaggaaaaacaatttttggttttggcgggaaaatatgtttttggcggaaaaacacatttttgctgttttggcagaaaaaatagattatttttgtattttattttttgtagctattttttatttaatttaatatttttaattaataatctatttcTTCCATAGTTTTTTGGTTTGGGTAAGGGGACGCGGGAGATTTAGGTTTTTGATTCGGGACCAATGGGCTGTTGACATGTCACCCATAACAATCTACATTGAGATCAAATAATCGCAAATGGCAGAACAAGCTGAGTGACATGGCGAAAATGGACATCAAAGAGAATCTAACAAAGGTTACGTAAAGAAGTCACAGACAAACACATTGAAGCGGTGTTTTTGTCGAAATCTAAGGTTTCAGAAGATCCATCAAATTCAgtcatttaatttaactataCATATATTCCTCATCATGTGGACCTCTCAATTTGAGTCCTGAAACAGCAACTATTCTCTCGAATCAAATTCAAAACCCTATTCACCACTTTCTCTCTCATTCCCTCTCGTTAACAAGATTACAAACAAGACGCCTATTCTCTCTCATCCACTTATTCATTTTACCTAGATACTTCCTTATCCGGCTTTTGATATCATTTTCACTGAATCcgtataaatgaatttaaaaaattcactaataaataactaaatcttatatattaaaacagaagtcacaaccttgattcatgtgtgattttttaaaaaataaacctaATAGActtattcctagaaagtcatattacatttaaatctaattttatcatttaaattttgggcctaccagaaatttttattgggctatcaataattggatttaaacaacagattatccattggatttatggatagtataaattaaatatacataatttaatgttgtaatactatacatctatatgctaaatatttaaatatttgtcgatgttaacttttaaaattataaagattttttttaaataacaaaaatcatattacctaacaatgattaatatttaataccttaaaccaatgaaaacaaattttaaactatatagtttattttaaaaattaaacaaaaactaaatgtttaattatttactcgataatataaatctatgaaacgaaaagtttaatttttaaaaaactttataaatttgtgaaatgttacaatatctttgaatatgacaataaaacaatattttactaatctttatatatatagttacgatttaaataatgaaataataatccgaaaatatatatatagaagaagatacaaatacatgtgaaagtttgaaacaatatattcaatgaaaaaaatatacagtaaacttattatgttttaaaaattgatagacacatatatatattataatatataccaatttagaactgaaaataaaatatttatataaaaataaatgaaaacaaaaaatcgtgcggttgcgcgggtcgagatctagtttactctattaaaatagagtcctatTTGAATTTAATGTggcatattttaaaattagaccTATTAAATATGTTGTGACTAAATATTGACACCTTCTATTTTACTATCTTTAATaacttttgtatttatttttatctacatTTACATTACATTAGATTAACTCTGTTAATTAAAACAAGTATCTTcgacataaataaaaaatttctgaTTAGAATTGGTTGAATGATTGATTATACCTAGGTGTAGTTTCTTATTTTCTGGGTTTTTGATTATTAAAATCTGTATTCTTTCTATttgattcagaaaaaaaaaaatctttttgatTCCTGGCGTTTGATTATTAATTAGTTGTTGATATTCAAATGCATGATCAGTGTTCATAGATTCATTGGTAATTAAATCTTGGAAACAAAAGTTGCTGATTTGGTTTAAGATTCCAAGAACAGATTGTCTGATATCTCAGTCATCTCCATGTTTGTCTTCGCTTTCCTTCAGAAACTCACTTAGGTCGGACTTTGTAAATTGCAATCATGTGACCGCTTTGCCTTCTGGAGTTTCCAGTATATTCGATAGTTTCATTTCAGCGTCATGATTCAAATCTCCACTGAGGTTTGATCTTATTGGCTTATTTAAGTGATTTCTTAATAATCCACAGGACCAGTAAGCTTCATGAATGATCATCTCAAATCGACTCTGCTTTTTTTTTCCTGATTGGTGATCCTTGATTCTGGCTTTCTTAATAAGATCATTTTTCCGATAATTCATTTTTCcgtcacaaaaaaaaagggaacaCATTGATAATATAATCTCCACGCGTATTCTTTCTTATATAATTGGTGTGATCTAATATTTTAACAAGCTTCAGTCTTGATTAAtttgtgtttttggtttttcataAGGAAGGTATGGTGATGGAGAATGAGTAATATGACACCTTAACCGTCACAACTGATACTTCCGAAACTAACATTAAAAAGACAAcgtaacagttttttttttgtatcatcaATTCCTTGTGGGAATATGAGTAAAGAAGTTTTAAACTTTTTCCTGGTTTGATTTTGTCTCAGGCAAGGAAAGTTCATCGGAGATTCTCAAGCTACTAAAAACTTTTAGGTGATGATTAGATGATTTTGTTCACATTGCAACTGtttctttggtttggtttgttgtTTACTAGAACCCTGATGATGTAAAAGTTCTGTTTTTTAGTTCAAGGTGATAGGATCAGTCCTTGCGATTAAAAATATTACTCAAATTTTTCCTGAGTTTAACGTAGCAATCAATTACGGTGCGTACTAACCCGAGGTGATACCAAAATTTTCATAATGCTGTTCTCAGTGGGACTAGCAAGAAAGATCCCAAGAAGTTTATCCATGAAGACCTGGATTAGTAGTACTGCTAAGTTAACTCTCCATGTTCTTGGAGCTGATCTTACCGTCTACCGGTAGATGCAGCAGTATGAACCTATACACACAAAATGGAGTTTTTGTAATTGATTTTTAAACAAAAGTCGATGGTTTTTTTCATCTCTTCGTTTTATTGAGTGTTTGCTTGGAATGATACCTTTGCAGGTTATCAGATGGGCTTATGCACCCGGTGAATGATTACCTTTGCAGGTTTTCAGAAAAAAAGATTCTCTCAagcactttttttttctgaaaaaaatccCAACACGAAGAGAATTGTACAACAACATGTTCTGTTAAGAAGTCATGACAGACATGAAAGCTGGATCATTGTTTTTAGGTTTTTCTTTGATGTGTTGGTCTTTAAGGATACCACTATCATGAGTCcagttatttatgaaataatttgagAAATTGTAAGTTTGCTTgagatgaaaaaattaaaatgttctTTTCACTTTATCATGAGTCTTAAGTGGTTTTGTATCCGAACGACATTTCATTAGACTTATATTCTTATCGTCTATAAGTTAGTTTAACATAATAGATCTCAAATATATCCAATACGAAAaccattaaatataattttatttttcaaaaacactaacaaatttttaaaaattattaaataaaatttagatagaAATATTTTGATCTactttatatgaattatattaCTGCCAAAAAAATAACTTGAAGGTAACtgtaatgtaaaataaatttaaattgaatGGCCaccaaaacaaatcaacaatactattatttacacaatataacaaacataatttaccttttcataagaaaacaaatctataattataaatgaaaaatcCGCGTGGGCTACCCTAAATTTTCTTTCGATTATACCTtgcatatattcaaaaatatgtatcttacatgattttattaattttacattATGATTTGTATCAAATGATTATGAGACATATTAGTCCcttaaacatattaaaatataaataattagtttCAGCAACCACCAATATATAGTAActtatttaccaaaaatatagcTACTTAATCCTTATTTAgactaaaaatatttgatatttcaaAATGATATGGGTTTATTTTGATCACAACCGTAGAATATACATATTACCTTTAAAAGATAGAGgtacaaaattaatatatatattatgactTGGTATATAATCTTGAAGTATACCGATtttctaaacatatttaaaatataaaaatattcaataaaaaaatgtaactgAAATATAGCTACCTAAATCATAATCGAATCAAAAATTACATATCCCTATTCAACCCGAGACTCTCAAACTAAACTTGAAATTTTATCAGGTTCTTAACACTGTTatttgaaccaaaccaaaaactaaaacaactaACCCAAACCAAAGccaaattcataaataacaGAACAGTtcgtatattttttaaaatgaaatccAAACATTGCAACTAAACCGGaatcaaaccaaaaaccaaaaatgcaATTTGGCAGTAAAccaaagtttataaaatatcattaaatcataaaattgtaagctaaaaacataaattataaataatcataCGCAACCGCGCGGGTTAGAATCTAGCACTTAGTTAAAGTTGGCTTGAACCCAGTAAAAAACTGACTGTAACCCCATATAAAACCCATAGGATACCCGAAACCGTAAGTAAACCCGATAGGGTAATCTGTAAACCAAGACTCGCCCGAACTAAAGGCGcgaattttgaaaatcaaaaat
The window above is part of the Brassica napus cultivar Da-Ae chromosome C8, Da-Ae, whole genome shotgun sequence genome. Proteins encoded here:
- the LOC106433989 gene encoding uncharacterized protein LOC106433989 — encoded protein: MAGSSSASYIHMVQHMIEKCLIFHMSKEECVEALSKHANITPVITSTVWKELEKENKEFFKAYEERQSKQEQMSEEETNQMIQKIISDSPKESDD